The DNA region ATTTCTCGTAACTGTCCTTGCAGAGCAAAATTAATAGGCTGCCCCGTTTTATGACGGTTAAAACGTAAACGATTCTCTATTATGTTTTCGTATCTCAAATATGCAATGTCAATCAAATTAATGCCACACCCCAAATAACTAAACAAAAACAAATCTTTACTCAAATAAAGTAATGGACTATGATATTTGGTGATTAACCGTAAATCCACATTCATTATCCTTTTTATATCTTCTTTCTTTATTGCTCGTTTGGAAGTTTTTTTGCTAAATCGTGCAACCTTAAAACGTTTAAAAGGATAATTCTTCTCATGCACAAGATTATCCTCTATTGCCTTATTATACAAAGCCCGTAATTCTCGAAATCGAATACCTATGGTATTACTGGAATTCTCCATTTTATCAACTAATGACTGTGGAGTAAAGTTTTTATCTTCACTTTTAAAATCAATAACTTGCTCCAAATACTGTTGCTTTTTAGATTCTATCATCTTTATCAAAGCCTCTCTATTAGGACAAATCTTTTTAGGTTCGTTCTTCTCAAAATTCCAAAACTGGGCTCTAATAGATAATCCTAAACTCTTAGTTGCTCTCTTTTTACCCTCACTCACCTTTACAAATAAAGGGTGTTCACCATTTGATAAAGTTTTTGATTTAAAACATACCACACTAATATTTACGCTCATAATCAGAAAGTTATGAACAGTATTTCAGGTGACGCTATAGGTGACGCTATTTTATCATTTTCCTCATAATAAATCTCTTTTCTATCAAACCGCAATATTTCATGAATCCATATATATCACTGATTATCAATTAAAAGGGATAGCTCTGTCGGTAGCTTTCAAAGGCGTGAGCCTTTGGAAGACGCAGATTCATAATCATGAGGTCCCCGGTTCAATCCCGGGTCCCGCTACAAAGAAAATTTAGACTGTTAGGAGGCTTCCACTCTTGGCGGTCTTTTTTGTTTTTTTGCCTCAATTGGTAGCAGGTGACGCTATAGGTGACGCTAATTATCCCCCCGTTGGGGGTACCCGATTCCGTTAACGGAATACGTAAGAGGTCTGTAAAAAAGCAAGTAATATATGTGTATAAATTCCCTTTTTGTACAAGGAAAATTTATCGCTGATTATCAAGGCACTACAAAGTATCAATTTCTTGTCGACAAACTCCTAACTTCCTGCAAAAGGGGAAATAGCGAATACTCCGGTTTCCTTACACCGCATGATTGATAGAACGACTAGTCCAAAATGACAAAATGTCAATAGTATCGTCTTACGTTTCTTTCTTTCGCATCAATGCTGCTGTGATGCAGGAAAACGCAAGGATTTTCTATTAAGTAAATACTACATGATGCATAATAATATCATAAAGCGTCTTTTCGGAAGAAAACTCAATCTGCCTCATCCTTATTAATCATAAATTGGACAGATTTCTAAAAAAATGATTATTGGGCTCCGTTGCTTATCCTCTTCAAAATAGAGAAATATCACCTGTCTTTCGGAGGGGCTACACCCTTTTTCAGTGATGGCGTCACCTTGTTATGAATAAGGTGTAGCCCTGTGAAGTAAAGGGTGTAGCCTTAATATATGAAAGAGTATTTATTTTCGCAGAAAAGATAGTCTGTTTGGGTGAAAAAGATCATGTAATTATATAAGATAGACCATCTGTTGCATGCAAACAGATGGTCTGATTCTGACAAACTAAGGTTTCAATCTTCTGGAAACACCTTTCTGGCCGAAAGCCTTATTACCAATAATGAGAAAAAGCAGACATAATGCAACAAAACACCCTATCTGGCTATCCTATTGTCACATCGAGTCAGAAATGGAAGTTCCAACATAAATAAAACAGCTGATGAAACTATTTCAACTTTAAATTACTTCTTACAGCCGCAGCAGCGGGCTCACTTGGTGTAACGGATTTCCGGGTACAATAATCAAATTCTGCTGATTTATCACCGCTGAATGACTTCCATTTCAGTTTCAACTTAACGGTTTTACCTTCCGTATCAGGCAATTCGTCCAACTTAAAGGCAACCAGACCATCACCCGTTTCCCCATACGTATCGCCATACGCATTGTGGCGGAATTCCACTTCATAAGGATTCTCCGGATTCTGCCCCAACAGTAAGTTTACAAAATGCTTTTTGTTACCTCCCCATACAGTCCTGAAACGAAGTGTCAGATAGCCATCCTCTGCGAGAGTCACCCAGTCATTTACTATTTCCACAGGATCTGTGCCATATATTTCATCATTTTCTTCTCCCAAATCCGGTGCAATAGGCTTTGTCAGGATACTGTCTATCCAGTTTATATGCACGACTTTCGTGTATTCACCACTGGCTTCGTCCACTTCACTGTAATTCATCAATGCTCTGACCTCTTTGTCTCCAAAAGGAGAGGTTTTCACATTGGTCGGTAATAAGGTCGTCTTATCATCCAACTGCAAGAAAAATACTCCATCAGCAGCTTCCTTCACTGTCACAAGAGCATTAGGATACCTCAGGTAATAAGCGTTATTGTCGTCGTCGTCCAGGCAGGACTGAAAACCTATAGAAGTGGCTATTACTGTTGCCACGGCAAGTGCTTTACTAAATACTGAATTAATTTTCATAATGTACTTCCTCTAATTAAATGTTCAAAATAACTTCTTTGTATTAGAGAAATAACAAATTAGAAAAAAGACTGCATAACATATTGTTAATTAACAATAATGTCTATTATTTCCAAATCATCCGGCACGTGTACCACACCGAAAAATTCCTGAGCTGCTTCTTCCGTATAACACGCTTTACGCATATTCAGCATCTTATCTTCCGTATGATATAACAACAGATTCTTCACTTTCAGTTCTTTCGCCAGCTTCCCGGCATCCAGTGCCGTACTATGGTGTTTCTCATAAGGTTTGAATATATCACGGTCTTTATACAGACAGAAAGCCTCGCACAACAACCAGTCAGCCCCTTCCACATAGGGACGATTCTTCTCATTATAAGGTTCATCTCCAAGACAAACCAGCGATTGGCCATTCGGCAATGTGGTACGAAAACCATATTGTTTCTCTTTAGTCGATCCTATATCAAAAGATTGTAGTTTTAACTCTCCTGCTTTAAATATCTCTCCGTCCTTAACCTCACAAAGTTCAATACCATTTCCCAAATACTGTACTATTTTCTTAGGCAACGTCATCCGGCAGATCCAATCCAGAACTTGTAATACTTTATCATGTCCATACACCCGGAAGACTCCTGCATATTTCCCACTTTGCATCCGTTGTGCTACCATCCGGATTACCCATACCGCACCCAATATATGATCCGTATGAGCATGTGTCACAAACATATCATGAATACGTTCAATGGCGATACCGGCTTTCTCCAACTGAGCCAATATTCCATTTCCTCCACCGGCATCCACAAGCAGCACATTTTCAGCTGTCCGGATTGCAAAGCAAGTATTATAACATCTGGTAACACCTGCATTACCTGTACCTAACATAATAATCTGAGTATTCTTCATCTACTTAATTCTATAATTACGAAATCTGAGCCACAAAGATAAACAGAATATGCCATTCTATAAGGAGAGCTTTGATCTTTCCTTATAGAATGGCATATTTATAACAGTATAGTAAAGTATATAATTACTTACTGAAATCTCTTGGAGCCGGAACAGGCGGCAATGGTTTACGGTTCTGCAACTCCTTCATTACTTCTTCAATAGCTTTATTGAGCTGTTCATCTTCACCGTTCCATTCCTTCACAGGATCGTTATCAATCAAGATATCCGGATCGACACCATGATTTTCAATAATCCACTGGCCTGTTTTCGCATCATAGCTGGTGAAGAAAGGAACACGGATATCCGTACCATCCATATAAGGCAACGGTCCGCTGATACCTACAATACCACCCCAGGTACGGGTACCGATTAGTTTACCAAGCCCCAATGCACGGAAGCCCCACGGGAAGAGATCACCATCAGAAGCGGAATATTTATTAATCAAACAAACCTTCGGCCCCACTTGCACAGCATCGGGTATAGTGCCGACACGCTTCGTACCACGTCCCATCGTCAAGCGGTAAGGTTCGCGAGACAAACGTTCCAGAATCATAGGAGATACATTACCGCCACCATTAGCACGATCGTCTATAATCAGACCTTCCTTGTCGAGCTGCGGATAGAAATAACGGGAGAACTCGTTCAGACCTTCCGGACCCATATCAGGAATATAGATATAACCAATACGTCCATTGGATGCCTTGTCCACCTTCTTCAGGTTATTCTGTACCCAGTTATAATGATAAAGAGGATATTCATTTTCCAGCGGACTGATGACAATCTTTCTTGCACCTGCCAATTGCGGATTGCTGTTCAGCGAGATTTCTGTCGGCACATCAGCCTTTCCTACCAGTAAAGCATAGATATTCTTCACCGTATTCGTCGGTATACCGTCAATGGCGACAATGTATTCCCCGGCCTTAGCCTCAATACCCGGTTCAGTAAGCGGAGAGCGCAGTTCCTTACTCCAGGAAGCACCGGGAAGTATCTTTTCCAAACGGAAGAAACCACTCTTATCTGCCGATACCTCAGCACCCAGCAAACCAGTCTTGATACGTGCCGGTTTATCCGTTTCACCCGGATTGACGTATGCGTGCCCGCAGTTAAGCTCACCAATCATCTCTCCAATGATATAGTTCAGGTCAAGACGCGTCTTTGCATAAGGCAGCAGAACAGAATATTTCTGTTTGATTGCTTTCCAATCCACACCATGCATATTCTCCAGATAAAAACCATCACGATAAGCACGCCAGGCCTCATCGAAGATTTGTGCCCATTCCTTGGGGTAATCTATCGTAATGGACATATTATCCATATTGACAGGCGTACTCAGATTAGCCGCTCCTTCCGGTATAGCGGTTACATAAAGCTTGTTGTCCTTATAGAACAAAGCCTTTTGACTACCCGGAATAACCGTCATCATAGCACCATCGGCAACCGTTTCTTCTTTCTGACCTTCAAGATCGAAAAACTTCGTTCCGCCATTGCCCCAGTAATATACCTTCTTTCCGTTTGAATAGAAATTAGTATAATAAGAAGCCGACAATGGAAGCTTGACGATACGGTCGGTGATACCTTCCGGATCAAACTTGACGAGTGACGCAGAAGCTGTTTCCTGTTTCGCGTCTTTCTTTCCGGCAGTCTTTTCAGCAGCCTTCGGGGCCTCACTGTCACTCTTCACTCCGGCATCTTTCTGTATGAAAGGTGACGGGGTATCTTTCGAGAGCAAAGCAAGATAAACTCCATACATATTATTATAGACATGGTTCCATTCCAACCAGCCGTATGTAGGATTGAAATCGCGGGCAGATGAGAAAATCAGATACTTACCATCCGTACTGAATACCGGTGATGAAGAATTATACCACTTGTCCGTCACCGGATATTCCTTCTTTCCAGCAATATCATAGACATATACAACTGTTATTTCATTATCTGCATCACGGGTATAGGTCAGCCATTTGCTATCCGGTGAAAAAGTCACATCCTGCGGTTCCCCCATCGGGTCCTGCAATAGCATAGTCACCTGTCGTGAAGCTACATCCAGCAGATTGATCCGATTCTGGCGGTCGGTATAAACAATCTTTTTACTGTCCGGACTCCATTCGAAAGAGCGGATATACGTATCATTATTCTTGGTCAGCTGCACCGGATTACCTTCTACTGCATCCTGAAGATAAAGTTCTGTCTCTCCGGTAGCATCCGAAATATAAGCAATGTATTTTCCATCAGGAGACCATTGCGCATCACGTTCGTGGGCACCCGGAGTGCGGGTTATATTTTTCGTCACACCCTTAGTTGAGGGCAGATTAAAGACCTCTCCGCGGGCAGTTACCACCACCCGTTCTCCATCGGGAGATGCACTGGCAGCTGTCAGATATTTGGCTCCATTCTTTATGGCGCTGCGTGCATAGATATTATCCGAAGCAAGACTGATATTGACTTTCTCGGGCTGACGGGTGGCGGCATCCATCTTATAGATATAACCGCCGTTCTCAAACACAATGGTATTGCCGGAAGCACTCGGGAACTTCACATCATATCCGGTAAAGTCAGTAACCTTCGACGTCTGTTTTGTCTTCGTATTATAAACAAAGATATTCATAGTGCGGTCACGGTCGGAAAGAAAAAATATATCATCGCCTATCCACATGGGGAAGATATCCTGAGCAACATTATTCGTTATATTCTCCACTGATTTCTTTGCCGGATCGTATATCCAGACATCATCCGCCATACCGCCTTTATAATACTTCCAAGTACGGAATTCACGCATGGTACGATTGTAAGCCAGTCGCTTGCCATCGGGAGAATAGCTACAGAAACCGCCTTCGGGCAAAGGAATAATTTCAGGCATACCACCTTCCTGATTGACAGAATAAAGCTTACCGGAAAAACCGTCACTGATACGGTTACGATAAATGATCTGTTTGCCATCCGGTGTCCAGGTCATCACAATATTATTAGGTCCCATACGATCACCCAGGTCATCGCGGGAATTTGTCGCAGTATACGTCAGACGTTGCGGTTCTCCACCGGTTGCCGGGATGGTATATACTTCCGTATTTCCATCATACTGACCGGTAAAAGCAATCGTTTTGCCATCGGGTGAAAAACGAGGGAACATTTCGTAACCCACATGCGAAGTCAGGCGCTGCGCCTCTCCTCCTGTGACAGGCACTCTATACAAATCGCCTGCATACGAGAAAACAATCTCGTTCCCGTTCGTTGCCGGAAAACGCAATAAACGCGCTTCATCTGCTGCCGAAAGACAGACAGATACACCTACAAGGGCAAATAGGGATAAAAGTAATTTCTTATTCATGTTATTTGAATTTAGTCAACTTACAAAAGTAAGAAAAGAATAAGAATTATTGCAACGATCCCCCCGGATTATTAACAAACTCCCCCGGCTTTATGCCAAATTGTTTCTGGAAACACTTTGCAAAATACGACGGACTATTAAATCCTACCATATAGCATATTTCATTAATACGGTATTTATTTTCCGCAAGCAGGGCTGCCGCCTTCTTCAACCGCACTATCTGTATCAATTCATTCGGAGTGACATTAGCCAGTGTCTTTATTTTGGAAAACAGACCGGAACGGCTGATACCAAGCTGTTCAGCCAGGAAGTCAATTGTCAGTTCCGGTTCAGAGAAGTTTTGTTCGATAATCTCATTGATACGGGTCAGGAATTTATTGTCCACCGAGTTGCTGGCTATGCTGTTCAAAGGAACCATTGGCATTTTGGAGAACTTCTGGCGTAACAGATTACGCAAGTCAAGAAGATTCTTGATACATGCCTCCAGATATTGTACAGAGAAAGGTTTCTCAATATAAGCATCCGCACCGCAGTCCATACCCTCTATCTTAGAGTTCGTATCAGTTTTTGCCGTCAGCAATATGAACGGGATATGGCTGATAGCCTGATCCACCCGTAAAGCCTTGCAGAATTCCACTCCGTTCATGCGTGGCATCATCCAGTCACTCACAATCAAGGTGACCTCATGCTCCTTCAGTTTTTCCAACGCTTCCACCCCATCTTCTGCCGTCAGAATGGAATATTGAGCGGAGAAACTGCTTGAAAGGAAATTCAGCATCTCTTCGTTATCATCCACAATCAGCATCAACGGTTTGTCCTTAGAAGACACCACCGGCAAGGTTTCCGACAAGATATCCTCGGGTATTGCC from Bacteroides sp. MSB163 includes:
- a CDS encoding site-specific integrase — protein: MSVNISVVCFKSKTLSNGEHPLFVKVSEGKKRATKSLGLSIRAQFWNFEKNEPKKICPNREALIKMIESKKQQYLEQVIDFKSEDKNFTPQSLVDKMENSSNTIGIRFRELRALYNKAIEDNLVHEKNYPFKRFKVARFSKKTSKRAIKKEDIKRIMNVDLRLITKYHSPLLYLSKDLFLFSYLGCGINLIDIAYLRYENIIENRLRFNRHKTGQPINFALQGQLREIILKYAKEGCSPKDFIFPILDRRIHKTQQQQDDRIIKVTKGINKNLKKIGQFLNLSIPITTYVARHSFATVLKRSGVNISIISEALGHTNLSTTQYYLDSFDNEQIDAAMQNLL
- a CDS encoding MBL fold metallo-hydrolase, with translation MKNTQIIMLGTGNAGVTRCYNTCFAIRTAENVLLVDAGGGNGILAQLEKAGIAIERIHDMFVTHAHTDHILGAVWVIRMVAQRMQSGKYAGVFRVYGHDKVLQVLDWICRMTLPKKIVQYLGNGIELCEVKDGEIFKAGELKLQSFDIGSTKEKQYGFRTTLPNGQSLVCLGDEPYNEKNRPYVEGADWLLCEAFCLYKDRDIFKPYEKHHSTALDAGKLAKELKVKNLLLYHTEDKMLNMRKACYTEEAAQEFFGVVHVPDDLEIIDIIVN
- a CDS encoding S41 family peptidase, whose product is MNKKLLLSLFALVGVSVCLSAADEARLLRFPATNGNEIVFSYAGDLYRVPVTGGEAQRLTSHVGYEMFPRFSPDGKTIAFTGQYDGNTEVYTIPATGGEPQRLTYTATNSRDDLGDRMGPNNIVMTWTPDGKQIIYRNRISDGFSGKLYSVNQEGGMPEIIPLPEGGFCSYSPDGKRLAYNRTMREFRTWKYYKGGMADDVWIYDPAKKSVENITNNVAQDIFPMWIGDDIFFLSDRDRTMNIFVYNTKTKQTSKVTDFTGYDVKFPSASGNTIVFENGGYIYKMDAATRQPEKVNISLASDNIYARSAIKNGAKYLTAASASPDGERVVVTARGEVFNLPSTKGVTKNITRTPGAHERDAQWSPDGKYIAYISDATGETELYLQDAVEGNPVQLTKNNDTYIRSFEWSPDSKKIVYTDRQNRINLLDVASRQVTMLLQDPMGEPQDVTFSPDSKWLTYTRDADNEITVVYVYDIAGKKEYPVTDKWYNSSSPVFSTDGKYLIFSSARDFNPTYGWLEWNHVYNNMYGVYLALLSKDTPSPFIQKDAGVKSDSEAPKAAEKTAGKKDAKQETASASLVKFDPEGITDRIVKLPLSASYYTNFYSNGKKVYYWGNGGTKFFDLEGQKEETVADGAMMTVIPGSQKALFYKDNKLYVTAIPEGAANLSTPVNMDNMSITIDYPKEWAQIFDEAWRAYRDGFYLENMHGVDWKAIKQKYSVLLPYAKTRLDLNYIIGEMIGELNCGHAYVNPGETDKPARIKTGLLGAEVSADKSGFFRLEKILPGASWSKELRSPLTEPGIEAKAGEYIVAIDGIPTNTVKNIYALLVGKADVPTEISLNSNPQLAGARKIVISPLENEYPLYHYNWVQNNLKKVDKASNGRIGYIYIPDMGPEGLNEFSRYFYPQLDKEGLIIDDRANGGGNVSPMILERLSREPYRLTMGRGTKRVGTIPDAVQVGPKVCLINKYSASDGDLFPWGFRALGLGKLIGTRTWGGIVGISGPLPYMDGTDIRVPFFTSYDAKTGQWIIENHGVDPDILIDNDPVKEWNGEDEQLNKAIEEVMKELQNRKPLPPVPAPRDFSK